In Chitinophaga nivalis, a single genomic region encodes these proteins:
- a CDS encoding ATP-binding response regulator gives MNPLKSALTRLLYAGSEELELDSEKRPVIVMNVLALLAAISVLGIGLYLYSLCGSRLLLISVCTESVLLMGIIVLNKMKKHFLANIATLVIHVFFAIFFSGLLGRAMPAELVTAFLLTFIIGASFLVYKQKMVRMICIFTAIALFIIITANNHWGLVKPIPMSLQTEATVRVTCWIGMLVLMMFVTWLIIQKNDQFILENKQLLRQVEQANIAKSIYLRETSHELRTPLGVVFSISQILQASVEEIKDPETAKAVNYLYAASLQGTQIINNVLDLSKLEAGKTDMPVYEPVILKQFVESCIFPHQYVARIREIEIEVDFQEQLPEAIVVEKVALTKIINNLCSNAVKFAGKKSVIQVQVYTQDRNLFFSVTNEGVISARRMQQLFRSFEAQRGVNSTGLGLVITKHLVEGLNGRISVKCAKGNTEFTFFIPLQISKAVVTDKGMGGAQRTALPLAGYKILLIDDNYISLQVLKLPLVSRGATILTAENGREGINLILTEKPDLVITDSVMPGIDGTALLRYLRGIAAYKDLPVIVVTGDTLEIDNEGLLINKIGTLLESGATDCLVKPYDFNDLEDLLLRHLPAREIPEVS, from the coding sequence ATGAACCCTCTCAAGTCCGCGTTGACCAGATTATTGTATGCCGGTTCAGAAGAGCTGGAATTGGATTCAGAAAAGCGACCTGTGATAGTGATGAATGTATTGGCCTTACTGGCTGCTATCAGTGTATTGGGCATAGGATTGTATCTTTATTCGCTTTGCGGGTCCAGGTTATTATTGATCAGTGTATGTACAGAAAGTGTTTTGCTGATGGGCATCATCGTGTTAAACAAAATGAAAAAACACTTCCTGGCTAATATCGCCACGCTGGTCATTCACGTGTTTTTTGCCATCTTTTTCAGTGGTCTTTTAGGCAGAGCTATGCCGGCAGAACTGGTCACGGCATTTTTACTGACGTTTATTATCGGCGCTTCTTTTCTCGTGTATAAACAAAAGATGGTGCGGATGATTTGTATTTTCACGGCCATCGCACTCTTTATCATTATTACTGCCAATAACCACTGGGGACTGGTAAAACCAATTCCCATGTCGCTCCAGACAGAAGCAACCGTACGGGTTACCTGCTGGATTGGCATGTTGGTACTGATGATGTTTGTCACCTGGCTGATCATACAAAAAAATGATCAGTTCATCCTGGAGAATAAACAGTTATTGCGGCAGGTAGAACAGGCGAATATTGCCAAGAGCATCTACCTGCGGGAAACCAGCCACGAATTGCGTACCCCGCTGGGTGTGGTGTTTTCTATCAGCCAGATCCTGCAGGCATCTGTAGAAGAAATTAAGGACCCGGAAACGGCGAAGGCAGTGAACTATCTCTATGCAGCCAGCTTACAAGGTACCCAGATTATTAATAATGTGTTGGATCTTTCCAAACTGGAAGCGGGTAAAACAGATATGCCCGTGTATGAGCCGGTGATCTTAAAACAGTTTGTAGAGTCGTGTATATTTCCCCATCAATATGTGGCCCGTATCCGCGAAATCGAAATAGAGGTGGATTTTCAGGAGCAACTGCCGGAAGCCATCGTTGTGGAAAAAGTAGCCCTGACGAAAATTATCAATAATCTATGTAGCAATGCCGTAAAATTTGCCGGCAAAAAAAGTGTTATCCAGGTGCAGGTATACACCCAGGACAGGAACCTGTTTTTCAGTGTGACCAATGAGGGAGTTATCTCTGCGAGAAGAATGCAGCAGCTATTCCGGAGCTTCGAGGCGCAGCGTGGCGTCAACAGTACAGGGTTGGGGCTGGTCATTACCAAACACCTGGTGGAAGGCCTGAATGGCCGTATTTCTGTTAAATGTGCGAAAGGAAATACGGAGTTTACCTTCTTCATTCCGCTACAGATTAGCAAAGCAGTTGTCACGGATAAAGGGATGGGAGGTGCGCAGCGTACGGCATTGCCTTTGGCTGGTTATAAAATCCTGCTCATTGATGACAATTATATCTCCCTGCAGGTACTCAAATTACCGCTGGTCTCCAGGGGGGCTACCATTCTCACTGCAGAGAACGGGAGAGAAGGTATTAACCTCATCCTGACGGAAAAGCCCGACCTGGTTATCACAGACTCTGTTATGCCGGGAATTGACGGGACCGCCCTGTTGCGGTATCTGCGCGGTATTGCCGCCTATAAGGATCTGCCGGTAATTGTAGTGACCGGCGATACATTGGAAATAGACAATGAAGGATTGTTGATCAATAAAATTGGGACCTTGCTGGAGAGCGGGGCTACCGATTGTTTGGTAAAACCATACGATTTTAACGACCTGGAAGATTTACTGCTCCGGCATCTGCCCGCCCGGGAGATTCCGGAAGTGTCCTGA
- a CDS encoding DUF262 domain-containing protein, producing the protein MNTVLITRDLRELFRAIFIKNSLRAIRSVFQINNEQSHFLNYEPPYQRKYVWTEVKATYFIETILLHGEIPPIVIFVKGKNWEVIDGRQRCETIHRFIKNGFSLKPHGLDKLWNLAGKKFSQLDDKLKERILNTQLRLIFIAAAGEAHLHAGEEEMIKREIFKRYNQGIMPLKKEEVFKAQYIQDEINIYFKGQFEKNKELYHEVMDLFDHRSKNLETLMQHIRQTLVLHHIPMNKFISEREEVVNKYYDYLSYNTINDGGLENVCLVFKSFKEKCNYLTAIKTRLDKEGIPAKGVVYECLYWALSVCEMEGVKFQEINRETFKERLVNHIAKQILYYPVEKHSHVSQITKRYNLMATFFTSQLNASFVRYLKSDEAFLIAHKEKMDKYMEQRFTMAGEEEFFSKTLPTSCSVSDVLDRMKRKKFNLRPTYQRDEVMNVVKASSLIESMLLGIKLHPLYIYVKEDGVAEVIDGQQRLLAIIGFLGERYCNETGKMVASKKDGFSLNLNGGLLTDLHGSKFKALSEEEQLCIKNYDLEIIEMKEENNKGFVPEELFKRLNHKPFPIKEHTFEFWNAYVDNEIISSVKGVCQRNSWLYLRKDDKRMLNEELVTCLCYLHFMLKESAGMESLKNVLSLRRSPFSIVLKLKNKASVTQILEDFTSKAEFLLALNDFELDFVEKVKLLIASSNGKTTGAVSNRRLDTMLHTGTVRMSMNFYLLWVILKGIPIEFVKESRAAVQLKISKVFSMLKMSESVEKVEKAIQETWVPTNHSMKEVV; encoded by the coding sequence ATGAATACCGTTTTAATTACAAGGGATTTGCGTGAACTGTTCCGGGCTATTTTTATAAAAAATAGTTTAAGGGCTATACGATCCGTTTTTCAGATAAATAATGAACAGTCCCATTTTTTAAACTATGAGCCGCCTTATCAGCGTAAATATGTGTGGACCGAAGTGAAAGCCACCTATTTTATTGAAACTATTTTGCTCCATGGAGAAATTCCCCCAATTGTGATCTTTGTAAAAGGGAAAAACTGGGAAGTAATAGATGGTAGACAACGATGTGAAACGATTCATAGGTTTATTAAGAATGGATTTTCTCTGAAGCCACATGGATTGGATAAATTATGGAATCTGGCTGGGAAGAAATTCTCCCAGCTGGACGATAAATTAAAAGAACGGATATTAAATACGCAGCTGCGGTTAATATTTATCGCCGCTGCCGGTGAGGCACATTTACATGCCGGTGAGGAGGAGATGATAAAGCGGGAGATTTTTAAGAGATATAATCAGGGCATTATGCCGCTCAAAAAGGAAGAGGTGTTTAAAGCACAATATATTCAGGATGAGATTAACATTTACTTTAAAGGGCAATTTGAAAAAAATAAGGAGCTGTATCATGAGGTAATGGACCTGTTTGACCATAGGAGCAAAAATTTAGAAACGTTAATGCAGCATATCCGACAAACCCTGGTGTTGCATCATATTCCTATGAATAAATTTATAAGTGAACGGGAGGAAGTCGTAAATAAATATTACGATTACCTTTCCTATAATACGATAAATGATGGAGGATTGGAGAATGTGTGTCTTGTCTTTAAAAGTTTTAAGGAGAAATGTAATTATTTAACAGCAATTAAGACCCGGTTGGATAAGGAAGGTATACCTGCGAAGGGGGTGGTGTACGAATGTTTATATTGGGCATTATCGGTGTGTGAGATGGAGGGGGTAAAGTTTCAGGAAATAAATCGGGAGACCTTTAAAGAAAGACTGGTGAATCATATTGCCAAACAAATACTGTATTACCCCGTTGAAAAGCATAGTCATGTGTCACAGATTACTAAGCGATATAATTTGATGGCTACTTTTTTTACTTCTCAACTGAATGCTTCATTTGTAAGATATTTAAAGAGCGATGAAGCGTTTTTAATCGCTCATAAAGAAAAGATGGATAAGTATATGGAGCAACGATTTACAATGGCGGGTGAAGAGGAATTTTTCTCCAAGACATTACCTACATCCTGTTCGGTGAGCGATGTACTGGATAGAATGAAAAGGAAGAAATTTAATCTTAGACCGACCTATCAGCGCGACGAGGTAATGAATGTAGTAAAAGCTTCTTCATTAATTGAAAGTATGTTGTTGGGAATAAAACTACACCCACTGTATATTTATGTAAAAGAAGATGGCGTTGCCGAAGTAATAGATGGACAACAACGGTTGCTGGCGATTATTGGGTTTTTAGGAGAACGGTATTGCAATGAAACCGGGAAGATGGTAGCATCTAAAAAAGATGGTTTTTCTCTAAACCTAAATGGCGGTTTGTTAACGGATTTACATGGCAGTAAATTTAAAGCACTATCAGAAGAAGAACAATTGTGCATTAAAAACTATGATTTGGAAATTATAGAGATGAAGGAGGAAAATAATAAAGGGTTTGTTCCGGAAGAATTGTTCAAAAGGCTTAATCATAAACCGTTTCCTATAAAAGAGCACACTTTTGAATTCTGGAATGCTTATGTGGATAATGAAATTATTAGTTCCGTCAAGGGTGTTTGCCAAAGAAATAGTTGGTTATATTTAAGAAAAGATGATAAAAGAATGCTCAATGAAGAGCTTGTCACATGTCTGTGTTATCTACATTTTATGTTAAAGGAGAGTGCCGGTATGGAAAGTTTGAAAAACGTATTGTCTTTGAGAAGATCACCGTTCTCTATAGTTCTCAAACTTAAAAATAAAGCTTCTGTTACACAGATATTGGAGGACTTCACCTCTAAAGCTGAATTTTTATTGGCGCTCAATGATTTTGAGTTGGATTTTGTCGAAAAGGTTAAACTACTTATTGCCAGTTCCAATGGCAAGACGACAGGAGCGGTAAGTAACAGGCGGTTAGATACCATGCTTCATACTGGTACGGTGAGAATGTCCATGAATTTTTACTTGTTATGGGTGATATTAAAAGGTATTCCGATTGAATTTGTAAAAGAATCGCGCGCGGCCGTACAGCTTAAAATCAGTAAGGTGTTTTCAATGTTAAAAATGTCTGAATCGGTAGAAAAAGTTGAAAAAGCAATTCAGGAAACATGGGTACCTACTAATCATAGTATGAAGGAAGTCGTGTAG
- a CDS encoding UbiA family prenyltransferase — protein sequence MRAAHIDIEPVSKAICRELLLIWRFIKNDIWDTVIPCFVTFFTAWIYCKKPINELPLLLLFSIGYTLFYILTFCVANQINSVDEDRINKPDRPLVTGLISASMAGKRLIIYNILFDIIAVLLHLFWLALAWQFITLLLCRWGCSRHWITKNLVCISLGTITLLAAEWEIVDRLQPNVWSFIIVLSVWAGFGLPLQDMRDQEGDKVMERKTLPLEIGDRMARIMLSIYFLIVSPLIYCCAILTQIDLTRLFFNKPVIIILIIETLWHWWVAVRLHLYKTPRDDDKTYHLFVYLFIVTIPLICII from the coding sequence ATGCGAGCAGCGCACATTGACATTGAACCGGTATCTAAGGCAATCTGCAGGGAATTATTGCTGATCTGGCGGTTTATTAAGAATGATATATGGGATACGGTAATCCCTTGTTTTGTTACCTTCTTTACCGCCTGGATTTACTGCAAAAAACCTATTAACGAATTGCCCCTACTCTTGTTGTTTTCAATAGGGTATACCCTTTTCTACATCTTAACTTTTTGTGTTGCCAATCAAATTAACTCCGTAGATGAAGACCGTATCAATAAACCTGACCGGCCCCTGGTAACAGGATTGATCAGCGCCAGTATGGCGGGCAAAAGACTCATTATTTATAATATCCTCTTCGATATCATAGCCGTTTTACTGCACCTGTTCTGGCTGGCGTTGGCCTGGCAGTTCATTACACTGCTGTTGTGCAGATGGGGCTGCAGCCGGCATTGGATTACGAAGAACCTGGTGTGTATTAGCCTGGGTACCATTACCCTGCTGGCAGCTGAATGGGAAATTGTAGACCGGCTGCAACCTAATGTCTGGTCCTTCATTATTGTGCTGAGCGTTTGGGCCGGATTTGGATTGCCCCTGCAGGATATGCGTGATCAGGAAGGGGATAAAGTAATGGAACGGAAAACCCTGCCCCTGGAAATAGGCGACCGCATGGCGCGTATTATGTTGAGCATTTATTTCCTGATTGTTTCCCCGCTGATTTACTGCTGCGCTATTCTTACGCAGATTGATCTGACACGCCTGTTTTTCAACAAACCGGTGATCATTATTCTCATCATAGAAACGCTTTGGCACTGGTGGGTGGCTGTGCGCCTGCATCTCTATAAAACGCCCCGCGATGATGATAAAACCTATCACCTGTTTGTCTATCTGTTTATTGTAACCATCCCGCTGATTTGTATTATTTAA
- a CDS encoding DNRLRE domain-containing protein translates to MNLKVITLGLLLLTGNLQAQITFQFQSSVCNARDAPVYFINGLPAYGATNLGSLEELIVSAWTYYGIGGTTGFSRFYIDFTGMDQIPQGSTVLNAVLRLYGKNTSILAPQGNTTPNACWIERVTSPWTQNTLTWNNQPTVTTVHQTVLPASTSQWNYNAFVNVTTLVQDIVNQVPAQRYGFSVRLQLDSIFRSLVFASAENNNAALRPQLEVTISNCGGPEPITLPQAPGMQPIPDLLTASPTAGIVFRVIPNPVKNNARIEFTAAKAEWVDISLQTLHGQPRRRKQVQTHKGLNVVPFDVGNEPAGVYYVILQSAAGKTTQKMVIVQ, encoded by the coding sequence ATGAACCTTAAAGTAATCACCTTGGGTTTATTATTGCTGACGGGTAATCTGCAGGCACAGATTACGTTTCAGTTCCAGTCGTCCGTTTGTAACGCGCGCGATGCACCGGTTTATTTCATTAACGGGTTGCCCGCCTATGGAGCGACGAACCTGGGATCATTGGAGGAGCTGATTGTTTCAGCATGGACTTATTATGGCATTGGTGGTACAACAGGCTTTAGCCGTTTCTATATTGATTTTACCGGAATGGATCAGATTCCGCAGGGGTCGACTGTGTTGAATGCGGTGTTGAGATTATATGGTAAAAATACCAGCATATTGGCGCCACAGGGAAATACAACGCCGAATGCCTGCTGGATTGAACGGGTAACCAGTCCATGGACACAAAACACCCTTACCTGGAATAATCAGCCTACCGTTACGACCGTGCATCAAACGGTGCTGCCTGCGTCAACGTCGCAATGGAACTATAATGCCTTTGTGAATGTTACGACGCTGGTACAGGACATCGTAAATCAGGTGCCCGCCCAGCGTTATGGTTTTTCGGTCCGGTTACAGCTGGATTCTATATTTCGTAGTCTGGTATTTGCTTCGGCCGAAAACAACAATGCGGCATTACGGCCGCAGCTGGAAGTTACCATCAGTAATTGCGGAGGGCCGGAACCTATTACGCTGCCACAGGCGCCTGGGATGCAGCCCATCCCGGATCTGTTGACAGCATCACCCACAGCAGGCATTGTTTTCCGGGTTATTCCCAATCCGGTGAAAAATAACGCCCGTATTGAGTTTACGGCAGCAAAAGCGGAGTGGGTGGATATCTCCCTGCAAACCTTACATGGACAGCCGCGCCGGAGAAAACAGGTACAAACCCATAAAGGGTTGAATGTGGTACCGTTCGACGTCGGGAATGAGCCGGCTGGCGTATACTATGTTATCCTGCAATCGGCTGCCGGCAAAACAACACAGAAAATGGTCATTGTGCAGTAA
- a CDS encoding RNA polymerase sigma factor, giving the protein MNAQSLLYEGSSEKYFQLFKQGCQEGFSHIWRMLYRPVFNFARRIISDEFEIESIVQDAFLLIWERREIMENIEHVRGYIRQRVKWNCYSYLNSANTKRMQKLIPLDFYEDNGIVLAISDPWQEDCLQGAMLREEEQRQQLEKAIAYLPPNEKMIASLQLQGYRVEDIAARIGQPCKDVGREQKRIGRTLKPIVDRLKNVAGAIENTPMLSVRDYAVYLSPLQIELFKLRYEKKYDFTQISIEMNLNKWDVVKMHLLIMRKINRAKNAKGKMHRRS; this is encoded by the coding sequence ATGAATGCTCAATCGCTATTGTATGAAGGGTCTTCCGAGAAATATTTTCAGCTCTTCAAACAAGGTTGTCAGGAAGGGTTTTCTCACATTTGGAGAATGCTATATAGGCCTGTCTTTAATTTTGCCCGTAGGATAATTTCGGATGAATTTGAAATTGAATCGATTGTTCAGGATGCCTTTCTGCTGATTTGGGAACGTCGGGAAATTATGGAGAATATTGAGCATGTTAGAGGTTACATCCGCCAACGCGTTAAGTGGAATTGTTACTCGTATCTCAACAGCGCCAATACTAAGCGAATGCAGAAACTAATACCGTTGGACTTTTATGAGGATAACGGTATTGTACTGGCTATCAGTGATCCTTGGCAGGAGGATTGTCTGCAGGGAGCAATGCTGCGCGAAGAAGAGCAAAGACAGCAACTGGAAAAAGCTATTGCTTATCTGCCTCCAAATGAAAAAATGATAGCATCCTTACAATTGCAAGGCTACCGTGTAGAAGACATTGCGGCACGTATAGGGCAGCCATGTAAAGATGTCGGGAGGGAACAGAAAAGGATAGGCCGAACATTGAAGCCGATAGTGGATCGGTTGAAAAATGTGGCCGGCGCTATCGAAAACACCCCCATGCTATCAGTAAGGGACTATGCTGTATACCTTAGCCCATTACAGATTGAGCTGTTCAAACTTCGTTATGAGAAAAAGTATGACTTTACTCAAATTAGTATTGAGATGAATTTAAACAAATGGGACGTGGTAAAAATGCATTTACTTATAATGAGGAAGATTAATAGGGCGAAGAATGCCAAAGGAAAGATGCACCGAAGAAGTTGA
- a CDS encoding Ig-like domain-containing protein, producing the protein MKAQFYPLKKAALLLLLLLCIAVRQTYAQVYANAQTNGTTGVCLLCGVSNPGNPVNNSNLTDYSTFNITAGLLGVTVYQTLIFPSASSVGCDSLVIGIGSGNAILSANLLGGVSIQTFNGATPNGDSQVITSPILRILENNTQGLVSIKPTKTFDRVKITLSSSLVGLLNSFQLYYAYRTPAIPPPNATDSITICAGQTTAVTATTLPGATISWYSAATGGTLLATGSSYNVSPAVTTTYYAEASLGSCKSIRKAVKVIVRAKPANPAYTVPQGLTCGSFNIPITNHQIGFTYNVLVKYSFFGTPLFDTAFTVVNSNTVTTPNYTATRTAQADIYIQTVNPITGCKSDTVHKLYNVNAAGGPALVDFDSVTICKYDSVTLHAYNTVFAGAFMRWYDAPVGGNLLYTGSFYKVSPAVTTTYYAATSIVCENPQRKAVKVTVTKIPDPITSVTPAFTCGPVKIAVLNHQPGYNYRVKINYVYLFQTIFDTSFVVVNKDTIVTPNYSPTVFAQGETYIQAIDPVSGCRSDTTFLKFILSGDGGAPVVDADSVTICKGDSVTLHAYNPINDAFNTVWYDAPTGGNLLFTGNYFKVSPAATTTYYVTSRLQCEYKFRKPVKVKVNLCSEPLMSNIIGKPNTPVRDLTIYPNPTDGTIRFITDKNLSGSLAIVRDINGREVQRTILTQNGLNLSAHLPEGIYFLQVIKDKQEIYRGKVILRH; encoded by the coding sequence ATGAAAGCACAATTTTACCCCCTGAAAAAAGCAGCACTATTGCTGCTCCTATTGCTATGTATCGCAGTAAGGCAAACCTATGCCCAGGTATATGCCAACGCACAAACCAACGGCACTACAGGCGTTTGCCTGCTCTGCGGTGTCAGTAATCCGGGAAATCCGGTTAACAACAGTAACCTGACCGACTATTCTACCTTCAACATCACAGCAGGGCTTTTAGGCGTAACGGTGTATCAAACCCTGATTTTCCCTTCCGCCAGCAGTGTGGGCTGCGACTCACTAGTCATTGGTATCGGCAGCGGCAATGCCATACTATCGGCCAACCTCCTGGGAGGCGTGAGCATACAGACGTTCAACGGTGCCACCCCCAACGGAGATTCTCAGGTAATTACCTCACCGATTCTCCGCATCCTGGAAAACAATACCCAGGGCCTCGTATCCATCAAACCCACCAAAACATTTGACCGGGTAAAAATTACGTTGAGCAGCAGCCTGGTAGGATTGTTAAACTCCTTTCAGTTGTATTACGCCTACCGTACCCCTGCCATACCGCCACCCAACGCCACCGACAGTATTACTATCTGTGCAGGACAAACCACAGCAGTGACCGCAACTACCCTACCCGGCGCCACTATCAGCTGGTATAGTGCAGCTACCGGCGGCACTTTACTTGCTACCGGCAGCAGCTACAATGTATCACCAGCCGTTACCACCACCTATTACGCAGAAGCCAGTCTGGGTAGTTGCAAAAGCATACGCAAAGCCGTGAAGGTAATTGTACGGGCTAAACCCGCCAATCCGGCGTATACCGTGCCGCAAGGGCTTACCTGCGGTAGTTTCAACATTCCAATAACAAACCATCAGATTGGCTTCACCTACAACGTACTGGTGAAATACAGTTTCTTTGGCACCCCGCTGTTTGATACTGCTTTTACGGTTGTCAACAGTAACACGGTAACAACGCCTAACTACACCGCCACCAGAACCGCGCAGGCAGACATTTACATACAAACGGTGAACCCGATTACCGGTTGTAAATCGGACACTGTGCATAAGCTCTACAACGTTAATGCAGCCGGCGGGCCGGCCCTCGTGGATTTCGACAGTGTGACCATCTGTAAATACGACAGCGTAACCCTGCATGCCTATAACACCGTATTCGCCGGCGCCTTCATGCGCTGGTATGATGCACCTGTTGGCGGCAACCTGCTGTATACCGGTAGTTTTTATAAAGTAAGTCCGGCCGTCACCACCACCTACTACGCGGCTACCTCTATCGTTTGCGAAAACCCACAGCGTAAAGCCGTGAAGGTAACAGTGACAAAGATCCCCGACCCGATCACCTCTGTTACACCTGCTTTCACCTGTGGACCTGTAAAAATTGCGGTATTAAATCATCAGCCAGGCTATAACTATCGGGTAAAAATCAATTACGTATACCTGTTCCAGACGATCTTTGATACTTCTTTTGTAGTGGTAAATAAGGACACCATCGTTACACCTAACTATTCGCCTACTGTTTTTGCCCAGGGAGAAACATATATACAGGCCATTGATCCGGTAAGTGGCTGCCGGTCCGACACCACTTTCCTTAAATTTATCCTGAGTGGAGACGGCGGCGCCCCTGTAGTAGATGCAGACAGCGTAACCATCTGCAAAGGTGACAGTGTAACCCTGCATGCCTACAACCCCATCAACGATGCCTTCAATACGGTTTGGTACGACGCGCCTACCGGCGGCAACCTGCTGTTTACCGGCAACTATTTCAAGGTAAGTCCGGCGGCTACTACAACCTACTATGTAACATCCAGGCTGCAGTGTGAATATAAATTCCGCAAACCCGTGAAAGTAAAAGTGAATCTCTGCAGTGAGCCACTCATGAGTAACATCATCGGTAAACCCAATACACCTGTCAGGGATCTTACCATCTATCCAAATCCTACGGATGGTACCATTCGCTTTATAACAGATAAAAATCTTTCCGGTAGTCTGGCTATTGTAAGAGATATCAATGGCCGGGAAGTACAACGAACCATCCTGACGCAAAATGGTTTAAACCTCTCCGCACATCT